One segment of Cellulosilyticum sp. I15G10I2 DNA contains the following:
- a CDS encoding sensor histidine kinase yields MANGLLWHIFEYSIFLIDFTFVYLFLKGILDRNLKVSERVAYVVIFSSATSIFALSRVAKFSAAQMIGSYLFCILIAFILFKGRALVRLFWATMYIVGIVVIESMIIYVSSAITKIDVITLALSLNWYRIVFCIFSKLVTYIYIRLVGKTTRRSFNNIPGPFYKIIIAVFCVSTLSMLFIMRIGAAVQGNRSAGFDLVYISIGILVLTITLYQIFQYMSDYFEKENQYHIMQYQNEVMMQTALDEDATNSEVRKILHDFNNHISCIDMLLQMNSVERARKYISDMQINSKIADFEIKTGNEIADAVINQKYKRAKKHNIQFKVEGQLTDDININAVDLCSLMSNALDNAIEANLKVSDESLRAISVEIEPRDHCLFLEITNTVEKNITNTEIVGTTKEDKKSHGFGMLNMKTIAEKYQGHMNYVFKEDTFNLSIMLKAV; encoded by the coding sequence ATGGCAAATGGATTACTTTGGCATATATTTGAATACAGTATTTTTTTAATTGATTTTACATTTGTATATTTATTCCTAAAAGGAATACTTGATAGAAACTTAAAAGTTTCTGAGCGTGTGGCATATGTTGTCATTTTTAGTTCGGCCACTTCAATTTTTGCATTAAGCCGAGTGGCTAAGTTTTCAGCAGCTCAAATGATAGGTTCTTATCTATTTTGTATATTAATAGCGTTTATCCTTTTTAAGGGAAGAGCTCTTGTGCGTCTTTTTTGGGCAACGATGTACATCGTTGGAATCGTTGTTATTGAAAGTATGATTATCTATGTTTCTTCGGCTATTACAAAAATAGATGTTATCACGCTTGCGCTTTCTCTGAACTGGTATAGAATTGTTTTTTGTATTTTTTCAAAATTAGTTACTTATATTTACATTAGATTAGTAGGGAAAACAACCCGTAGAAGCTTTAATAATATTCCGGGACCGTTTTATAAGATCATAATCGCTGTTTTTTGCGTTTCGACACTTTCAATGTTGTTCATTATGAGAATCGGAGCGGCTGTTCAAGGAAATCGGAGTGCGGGATTTGATTTAGTTTATATTTCAATAGGGATACTTGTTTTAACCATTACACTTTATCAAATCTTTCAGTATATGTCGGATTACTTTGAAAAAGAGAATCAGTACCACATTATGCAGTATCAAAATGAAGTGATGATGCAAACAGCTCTAGATGAAGATGCCACAAATAGTGAAGTAAGAAAAATCTTGCATGATTTTAATAATCATATCAGCTGCATTGATATGCTACTTCAAATGAATAGCGTAGAAAGAGCCAGAAAATATATATCAGATATGCAGATAAATAGCAAAATTGCTGATTTTGAGATTAAAACAGGTAATGAAATAGCCGATGCTGTCATTAATCAGAAATATAAAAGAGCTAAAAAACATAACATTCAATTTAAAGTTGAAGGTCAGTTAACAGATGATATTAATATTAACGCAGTCGACTTATGTTCCTTAATGAGCAATGCACTGGATAACGCCATTGAAGCTAATTTAAAAGTTTCGGATGAGTCACTTCGGGCCATTAGCGTTGAGATCGAACCTAGAGATCACTGTTTGTTTTTAGAAATAACTAATACAGTAGAAAAAAATATTACAAACACAGAAATAGTTGGTACAACAAAAGAAGATAAGAAGAGCCATGGATTTGGCATGCTCAATATGAAAACAATTGCAGAAAAATACCAAGGACATATGAACTATGTGTTTAAAGAGGATACTTTTAACTTATCAATCATGTTAAAAGCAGTATAG
- a CDS encoding RnfABCDGE type electron transport complex subunit D, which produces MKNDYPAMLHRFAIGRQMQIFAIALLPLVAAGMMHYGMHVLWMLITSYVAAFCVEFSFAKIRHLKVDAGAIVTPLIFTLVLPPTLPLWIVAVGSAFGVFFGKAIFGGLGKNIFNPAIVGRLFITISFPAFMATMWLDPKTDAITTASPLGVLNRGQDFNYGLMDLLIGGVPGSVGETFRLGIIIIGIILILMRIVNWRIPVFFIGSVFLITWAGSLIWPGTYKDPFLSILVGGILFGAFFVASDPITSPYTQKGRMLYGIGLGIITVVIRNFAAFPEGVMFAVIIMNAVSPLLDDMVLNRPKKREAGVQS; this is translated from the coding sequence ATGAAAAATGATTATCCTGCAATGCTTCACCGGTTTGCTATAGGGCGGCAGATGCAAATCTTTGCTATAGCGTTATTGCCTTTAGTGGCAGCAGGCATGATGCATTATGGTATGCATGTGCTGTGGATGCTGATCACTTCGTACGTGGCAGCTTTTTGTGTTGAGTTTTCATTTGCCAAAATAAGACATCTCAAAGTAGATGCAGGTGCAATAGTTACGCCCCTGATCTTTACACTGGTATTACCACCGACATTACCGCTGTGGATTGTGGCCGTTGGAAGTGCCTTTGGTGTATTTTTTGGAAAAGCCATCTTTGGCGGTTTGGGCAAGAATATTTTTAACCCAGCTATTGTTGGACGTCTTTTTATTACCATTTCTTTTCCGGCATTTATGGCGACTATGTGGCTGGATCCTAAAACAGATGCCATAACAACTGCCAGTCCTTTGGGTGTTCTAAACAGAGGGCAAGACTTTAACTATGGACTTATGGATTTGCTCATAGGCGGAGTACCTGGATCTGTCGGAGAAACCTTTCGCTTAGGCATTATTATTATTGGTATTATTCTTATTCTGATGCGCATCGTTAACTGGCGCATTCCTGTATTTTTTATCGGAAGTGTTTTTCTCATTACGTGGGCGGGCAGCTTGATCTGGCCTGGAACCTATAAAGATCCTTTTCTATCTATTCTCGTAGGTGGTATTTTGTTTGGTGCTTTCTTTGTTGCTTCTGATCCTATCACTTCGCCCTATACACAAAAGGGAAGAATGCTGTATGGTATTGGACTTGGCATTATTACAGTGGTGATACGAAATTTTGCAGCTTTTCCAGAAGGTGTTATGTTTGCGGTTATTATTATGAATGCAGTCTCACCACTCTTAGATGATATGGTTCTTAATCGTCCTAAGAAGAGAGAGGCGGGTGTTCAGAGTTGA
- a CDS encoding FMN-binding protein — protein MILFVFILGTVASGVLMGMELLTAQRIEANQEVELRRTVLEAFDIPYKMTTINEVYEKEITIKSIEGLSYYVSPSDEIGFTYEGSGVWGPIKGFVAVDAAIETLRYVAVLQQEETPGLGGVVAEAPFLEQFVGVKVVPSLEINQSADPSKENEVEAITGATRTSKAFETILNSEIGRYRLTWQQRED, from the coding sequence ATGATACTGTTTGTTTTTATTTTAGGAACTGTGGCTTCTGGGGTGCTTATGGGAATGGAACTCCTAACAGCGCAGCGTATTGAGGCAAATCAGGAAGTGGAATTAAGAAGAACGGTACTGGAGGCTTTTGACATACCTTATAAAATGACAACTATCAATGAGGTTTATGAAAAAGAGATTACGATCAAATCCATTGAAGGACTGAGTTATTATGTGTCACCGTCAGATGAAATTGGATTTACATATGAAGGCTCAGGAGTTTGGGGGCCTATAAAAGGCTTTGTAGCAGTTGATGCGGCGATTGAAACGCTACGCTACGTGGCAGTCCTTCAACAAGAAGAAACCCCGGGTCTTGGAGGCGTTGTTGCAGAAGCACCTTTTTTGGAACAGTTTGTGGGTGTAAAAGTAGTACCTAGTCTGGAGATTAATCAATCAGCAGATCCAAGCAAAGAGAATGAGGTAGAAGCTATCACTGGGGCAACGAGAACATCGAAGGCATTTGAGACCATCTTAAACAGTGAGATCGGCCGTTACAGACTTACTTGGCAGCAAAGAGAAGATTAG